Genomic segment of Populus nigra chromosome 6, ddPopNigr1.1, whole genome shotgun sequence:
AGGGCTTAACTTAGAGTGAGACTTCACTatgtataaacaaaaaaatggcAAATCTAGGAGTCAAcacaaacaaagaacaaaagagagaaaaaaaaaagagcatccTGCAtacttaaaatatcaaaatcaatcaaaggAATTAACTTTATAGCTCAAATCAAGAAAACAGACTAAGAAAAGACTCATCCTTTTTCTGGTGTTTTGAGATAACTGAAAGAGGGAGGGGAGGGATAAAGGggagaaagaaaacatttttctcTCTAACTCATACCTGAACAGACAGCGGACAGAGTTGTTGTTGAAATCTGAAGAAATTCAGGAGAAGACGACAACAACTGCAACAACATGGAcgaattaaaagacaaaaaacaattgaaatagTACTCCTAGTACTAACCAATACCtgtctctctatctctctctctctctaaaaagtgACTTCTCTCTCAAAATGTATCCCACTAAACAACTCAATGAGTTTGtgccccctctctctctctaaaaagtaAAAGGGCCTCTCACtctctgtttctctctctaaaaatctctccttttctttccttttgtgcGTGTGAGAGTGTCACTTGAGAGAGACGCAAGGCCCGCAAACACTTGGTGAGTTGTCTCGTCCGGCGACAGCCTACAAAAAACCTCTTCAtaggaaaaaatattgttattaatattattttaaagctaaatatttttttacactgCCATTGATGTCAAACAAGAATATACTAATCCCAGATAAAAATTTAGgtaattaaacaataataaaactaCCAGTACTAGTTTAGTAgctcaaacaaacaaaacccgCATACCTTTCTCCCGTTGATGGGTCATGGAAGTGACCAGATAGGGTCCGGATGATGAGTGAAGTCTTAAAGGtaacctttaaaaataattttcaaaaaataacgaAACGGTGCTCAACCTTGTCCTAAAACACAAAACCCATGTATTAATTTACAACCATTATGGGATGCCCAGGCAATTGATACATGGATAAGGACGCATGAAGCATCAACAAAGAAAATCCCCACAAGATTTTTGGGAGATTAATGTTGTTATTAATCATTTTGTGTAATCAGTATAATGTGTTTAATATTACGATAGTTTTTACGTAATAGTTCACGgtatgaaaaaacaatttatttttaaaaaagttacaaATAGTAGGTTTTCTCAAATTGCTCTTGCAGAGGCTTtagcaaagaaaatcaaatgattttttaagtttggaTAGCCTAAGAGCAGGTCCAGCCGGACGGCACCACAAATGTCCAACGGGTTAGTTACTTGTGGTGGCGTTGGAAAAAAAGCAAGCACATATTATATATACAGGGTGGGTGGGTGGTTGTCTCTCATGACAAATCACAGACATGACTTCAATGTGTTGTGTTTCGCTTTCTGTTTTCATGAACAAAGCTCAAATTGTTAAAATGGAAAGTGacaaaatatgatgatataattaAGTTTTCTTAGAATAGAAGTTTTCcttccttaagattgccttcTCAGCCGGTCGTAATCACCACATTTTGGTGATGATGTTAAGGACCTCTTCCTTTTCAAACTCTTGTCTAAATCTATGATGTTTTGATAACTACTTCTGTCTACATCCACAAAACAGttcttttactttcttcttcttcttcttcttctttgtaaaGAGAGGAGGAGGGTAACGATTAACATCAATCAATTTCATAGCATTATAACAACcactaatattttatattttacggGTCTCATTCAgatccattttaaaaaatattattaaaataatatatttatttaattaatccatgTAACTTGTAATTCCAGTCTCCAACCGCCAACATTTTTCTAATTAAGAAATTGTTTGGAAACATAATCCGAGccgtgtttctaaaaaattttaaaaaaaataattttttactaaaaattaattcttttataattttgaattgttttgatgtgctgatcttaaaaataatttttgaaaataaaaaaatattattttaatgtattttcaagcgaaaaacattttgaaccaCAACCGCAAATACAGTCCTACACAGCCCTGAGACATTAAAATGGGGTTTTGTTCTcttttataaattatgttagccaatgattaataaattagaaatgACATAATGATGGTATTTTAGTTTTCCTACGAGCAGAAGCGCAATTCCATCCCATTATTAGATTGCGCTGTGATAGATTAATTATCCACAAATTGACTGGGAAGACGGTTGCTCATGATATATAGAGACCTTAATTTCTTGTGCGTGTGAATAGGATTAACATGGGAAGAATTCATTGATGGGGTGTAGCTGGTAGCGGTGTCTGTAACTTTGCAGTTAGTCAGAGTGTTCATCTACTTCCTTGGTTTTATGTTACTGTTTAAGGATACGATCCAGCATCATCAATAACCACTGCTGGTACTTAATTGTCTTTTGCTTTTGGCACGTGTGTGCGCGACTGCTGTGGAGTGGCGGGATGTTGCTGCTAGCTAATACTGTGAGACAGTACGCCGTTGTTCATTATTTTGCGGCAGGTGACAGAACTCGTACAAAAATACCTGTGAGGTATGTCATCGGGAATTTGAGGGTATTCTATACTTCTCcttgttttaaaatgttttctagACTGAGTACTTGCTCATGtgcccagttttttttttttttttatctggatgGTATagtatttttgttagttttgaactaaaacaataaaataaaattatataagagtTTCTAAGATCAAGTTAGATATATCTAAAATTATTcagaaatttattatttaaagatcTGATTTGTTATAAACTACAGGTCGTTTAATTGTCCAACGATAATTTACACGAACCACCAgtaaaaaatctcttaaatccctatttataaaaaagagatTGTTATGCCTCAAGTGTTAGCTCTCTATTTCATGACTTACATGGTTTTTATATCTTATAGACAACCtctaaaaaataagaggcatggcttttatttatataaaaatctgaaaaaaccTATAAACTAGCAACATATCAATTTGCTCCCTAAAcaatatctatatattaattcagggcaattttagaaataaactcaataaaatccttacttgatttttctaaatctagaaatataatcattatattatttatattctaatttttaatttctaaaatatattttaatcaagtcatacttaattaaatcatcacaGTTTAATTCCtgactaatggttcttaatgtgtgtgGCTCATTAGATTTCTAATATGCTGactcaaatataaattctaattctaattaaataattaaatctattatcaatttaacaattgattaatttatatttaaagatcataTGCATTGCATAGCAATATGTTATGATCcctaaaatattagaaaagtcattagtgATTTGAATGAATCTTTCAATAACCGAtttcttagtgtaattaatatcttttcatcaataatattatgatttaacattaaagcatagAGTATGTTTgttatgttaaatcatgtttattctctacataataattattaatcgtttgaataagatttggaactcttttcaaatttcattcaattttagcaaatgatttctcagtcaatattatttgagagcagataaaatattttttctaattcacccaAGATGATAAATTATTTCCTGGTTACTTAAGTATTTTCATACAATTCATGTTATACTCAATGCCTATCATTTTGTTACCTCGATTAAGATACCATGTAACAAGATCAAAttaacattctctatataagataacttagtgttCTCAAGTCTAATGATCACTTTCACAACCGTCATATGAGTTTTTACTATGTACAAAGGTGATTTCTCAATATAAAATTCTCACGCGGGTCAGTTTAGTGTACATATTTTATAACAAACACCTATATATTAGttctacatattttttatacttcaGCTTATGaaaataactgttttttttcataaaaaaaatataaaatgtgtcAGTCTCTACGGCTCTAATAAACATCAACTATTTAAAAGAATATCTATCAAtaacattttagaaataatgttttaatacaatataaatcctataattataataattttataattttttttataaaatatttttgtattatgaaCTTTATGTTTGCTCAAGAtacattaatctaatattatataaatattaaaaataaattaagtatatatatatatatatatatacacacaacgtataataattatataatgccagacttttgaatttattaatctCCAGGAAAGAAATCTCTTCATTTCCATCCTCACGCTCAACTCGCACGGCTTAAAAAATGATGGTTGATATTCCTTCTTGCCGCCTATTGCTTATATGTGaatattggaagaaaaaagaatatcagattaaataataaaaatttactaaAACACGACATTCATGTTATGAGGGTCATGAAGAGGTTTGGTTCACGTCTCAAAATCATTAAgtagctttttttatattatctcgagataaaaaaaaacaataataataaagatatatatatatatttattttttttaattcaaagacattcaaaaattatcttaacaaatttattttatatccatATTTTTGTTCCTTCAAACAAATATATTCACTAatcaaacataataataatattgtctgcctcaaaatatttattccaaaataatttttcaaataatatctcATTGATATTGTTCcacaaactaattaattttagaatggAAATTTCAAGGGAAAATATTAGGgttaattaattacttgaaTGGAATGAACAATGTGTTCCATTTACATTAATTTCTCCAGAGTTTTTTCTGTACTCCAAGAAATCctactttctttcttcttttttctccctggtcttttttcctttgaaaagaTTCACCACCCACCTCAAGGTCTTTTTTCTAAAAGGCCTGCTGTCACCATGGACAATCTTGCTTCCTTGTTTTTGAAGGAATTAATCTCCCTTTGAATAATCTCTTTGTTTACTTTTCTTTAAGCTCAAGTTCAGCAGTACTAGTTCAACAACTTCACAAATCTTCAGACCCTTTTTAGGTTCTCAAGCTCTTACAGCACCTGCATTTTCTCCTCTTCTCATCTCCTATATATTGTTCTCCCACAATCCTGTTTGTACCATCCCGTAATTCTTCATCACTGATTTCCGATTCTGTTTTtataaaaccttaattaatCTGTGAAGTTGAGGTTGAGACTGAGCCGCTGATGATCAAATGAGGACATCAAAAATTTCTTCAGGGAATTCAGGTTATCTTCTATATATGGATTCTTGCTTTTGCAACGATCGAGTCTATTGCTATTGATAGCCTTGTCAAAGTCATGGATTCACGATCGCCCTTCTGTTACAGCAAGTGAAGATTTTCAGTTTCCAGTGATTGTTCCAACTTCCTTCAAAAGGGCAGGACTATCCTCTTGTTCTTGCTTATTGGATATGTGGTACTAGTGGAGATGGGAAGAGAATGATAAGGCTATTGAAAGCGATTTCTCATGTAAGGAACCAATATCTACTGCAACTTGATGCTGATTCATCAGATTATGAAACGGCAGACTTGGTCGTTTCGATCGGTTCAATCTGAAAGTTCGTTTCAAGCATTTGGAAATGTTAATGTTGTTGGAAAAGGTCATGCTATTAACCAAATGGGATCATCTGCTCTTGCTGCCATAATTAATGCTGCTGCGTTGCTTCTTAAGCTAAGTACAGGTTGGGATTGGTTCACCAATTTAAGTTCCTCAGACTATCCTTAAGTGAGTCAAGATGGTAAACGCTACTTCCATTTTCTATCAATTTAGCTTTGCGATGCAATTGCCATGGAATTGATTAACAGCTCTTTCTATGCAGATCTCCTCCATGCCTTCGCTTCGTTGCCAAGAGATCTCAACCTCATCAACTATACTAATGACACTGCGAGAATAGAGCAAGCACTAGCCATTTTTCATCCTGCAAACTCTTTCTTTTATAGAATGCAGAAGCTAAAGGTAACCTAATTAGGATCTTTTTAAGcatcattttttgtgtttttcacgCGAAACGCGGATTACACCGCGTATTCAAACACGTTTTAGTGTCTAGGATAGAAGtgtggttggttttttttttagttacaatccttttaaaatataaaccacaccttactaaaataaaaaaaatacatatttttattattttttctataaattccaccaaaaaaacaCTCAAACACACCTAACACCGCAGTTCTATCTGAATAACACTCTAATTACTCATCAAAGGTGTGCTAACATGATACTAGGGTGGCCTAATCTAATGTCTAGATCAGTCCAATTCCTTGCATTTTTGCAATGTAGAACACACTAAAGGGTACTTTAAGTTCCCCATTCTCAGAGCATTTATGACCTATTCTTGAGTTTTTAGTGTCAAGTCTGGATATGGTGCAGGATGCACAAGATTAACCAAATTGTTGTAGACCCCAGCTTATACCTTCGAAAGAGTAGCTAGCTACCTTTATTATGCTGTTGAGACTCCAACAACACCTGATGCTTCGAGATCTTTGGAGGTCAGTTTCCTTCACAGTTCAAAGGGCATATCTTAGAGCCATCACTTGTTGTAAATGCTTGCTTGCCTTACAGGTTCTCCCTGGCTGATTCATTCAAGAGCTTTCATGGATCTAGTATTGTGTCCAGGGATGGGACAACCTTCCCCTAATGTACCTGAGCAACACAGCACCCCCACTTGAATCCAATCTCCACTGATCTGTCCTATATATGCAACTCTCCTGAGTTCTTCCAAAATACAACAGTAAACAATGCTTTAAGGTTCAAAACTTTGGAAAGTTGTACGGATGACGAGTCACTCTATGACAAAATGCTAAATAGTGGTGCAGCATTTGCGAGGCCATTTAAAGAAGATGCCGCTGCACTAGACGTGATTGATGAGAACGTCTTAAACCTAATTAATGGAATGGTGCCTGGGAAATGGTGCTGAGACCAAGGTACTATGAATACGAGTACAGAGGCTTCAAAGCCTGCAGGGGAGGTTTTGTGTTCGGATTGGGGTAACAATATCGATGATGTCAAGCCAGCTGGGTCTTATGGCATCAAGTTAGGGTTCTTATTGTCTGAGATTGGCAGTGAAGAGAAATTGATGAGAACTAGTCATAGGAACcaagcatgcatgcatgtgtaGATAATCTGTTTTTCAATCGAAAAATATAGGTTAAATCAAGCTTCATAGCCATACGAGTCCTTTGCTAATTGCACTCCAGATGCATATATGTATATACTGCCCATATATTACAGCCAAGAGCAAACGAGTTCCCCTCTGTATATGTTAGCAACTTGGCATAGAGGCCCCTTTTGggcttccaatatttttttctttatatcttGAAAGAATTCTTACAAAGCATAATTATTTCTattcttctatttcatttttcaaaattggGAACTGAATATCATGTGTGATGATGATTCCATTCCACTTGGGCACATATCAAAAGTATGATtagaataaaacaatattaaacttGAACAGGTTCGTGGATTGGATGGTTAATTCTAGTTGATTTTCATCAATATAAAAGAATATCtttaagacttttttttaaaaaaataaaaaaatcaaacatattttaataaagTTATCTAAGTTGAACTGTATTCAACTACcatctaatttaatttgaaaaccgACCTGAATAAATATCAGTTGAACAAATAATAAGATGAATCTGTATAGCCGAACCGGACTCAACAACAACTGCTAAGATGAGGATGCTAACCAGGCTCTAGTTATCATGTGTACTTTTCAGTACAATATTCATGCAATTATGAATATAGGATGGTGGCTGTCAGAGAAGGGGAACTTGTGGTTAAGATAAGCTAGTGGCCCTGGTGATCATCAACAAGAATCAAATATCCTAGAGCTGTGCTGGAGCATCAAAGCAGCACTCCTCTCTTTCGCTCCCTCCATcggattcttgcattctttaaaCCACATCCACATTCCACACCCACCTTTCCCTCGCCACCTCCTCTCAACATCCCAACCCATATATAATCCATCCATCTTCAAGCCTTTCCCTGTTCTGATCATTGATCCTTTCTCTTGAATCTGTGCGACCAAGAATTCATCATCATGTTGtgtatcaaattaaatataaatgttatcgatatcaaatttaacaaaatttttgtAATATCGAAAGCCGAATGTGGCCAGAATGAATTTAAATCGTAGACGAAGCAGGAGATTTTTTTGGTTAGAATATTCAGAACTGCAagtcaatatttaatttgactGATAAAGGTGGTGCTTGTGGTGGGAGGTTGAGATCGAATGGGAACCACCCATGTTTTAATGGTACGTATGgatattattttgttgaatctTGGCCTCAATCATGATATTTGCACgagaatattattataaaaatggaCTAAAAAGCTCTCGAGACGGACGCCATCATCATTAGCAAGCCAGGAGGAAGGTTTGCCAGACCaccagcataaaaaaaaactcaactgaAACCCACTGCACTTTGCTGGAAACACTATTTTGAAggagattattttaaattacagaAATTAAGGGTCAATCATGAAATTAATGCACACCGgcaaaaattaacattttgttGAGAGATCCTTCCTCCATTCcaggatatattttatttattattattgacaaTGGATAGAGCCAGCCCATGTTGTGTGCTTAACATCTTCATGAGCCGGAGCCGGAGCCGGAGCCGGAGTATTTGTTATGCAATTATAAAGTCatcgtgttttttatttaatgtatttggttaaggatatatttttatagtttcaaGAACATGAAATGTATTCCATTTATCTTCCCTTCCTATCTCCGTAGTTTTCTATATCCAGAAACAGCAACAGTAGGAAAATGCCAGCAGATAAAGAGAATAGAATAACTAAAAACAAGTCGTTCTTCTTATCTCAACATCTCTTTTGATTTCTGAGACAAATTTCTTAATGTACGTTCATCTTAAGTCGTTAACACATAAAAACTACTACAAAAACATTGAAATTTCCTAATCTCCACACGCGCGCGCGTGAACTTCTTACACATGACACTCCGCGGTCTGCTCGCACGTACGGCTCCGTCACACAGAGCACTCAGCCCACCCTTCTTCCATTTCTTTCTGCAGCTGCAGTCTCTTGCTTCGCAACGCCCGTTCTATCTTCATTTCAACGGTAACGATCAGCTTATTGGGAACCCCAGACACCTCCTCTAATCTCCTCAGATTCTCCCACGTCGTAACCGACTTGTCCCCACATAACCTGAGCCCGAACCAAAACGACGCCGCTAAGCTCACTCTGAACGGCAAAGCCAATCTCCCAAAACACAGCGCCATCGCCCGAGTGGCTCTCTGTACCACCAAATTACCATTGAGCCCCAGCCTTTTGCACCAATTCACGAAAACACCCTCTGACCTCAGATTCCTCGATCTCTTCAACCTATCCCTCAAGGATCTCCCCGGAATATTCTTCACTGAGCTGGAAGATGACGTGGTCTTGACCCCTTTCCTTGTGTTCTCAAAGCGCGTCGTTTCGGTGCTTGAAATGCAAGCGGAGGATAAAGTGCTAGAGGAGGAGCAGGAGATGGAGTCCAGTTCTTTGTTTCCTGGCGAGCAAGAGAAACAGGTGACACGGCTAAGAGATGGGGTGTCGCCGGAGAATGGATTTCCTGTGATAGAACCGCAACCGGAGCAGATTACACGGCGAACATGGCGAGCAACAAGGAAGTTAGCATTATGGACGTTGGAATCACAGTCAAAACAAAGATACGCAGCATCTGAATCGCAGTAGACACCAGCTTCTCTTTTGCAAAGCTCGCAAACCTTAACAGCCATTGATTCTTTATGATCACCAGCTTTCACGCTTTAATCAACGTCAGAGcaataaaatattacaaatcaAGAAAGCTTGAGCGAAGTTGTGAAAGTCTCTTTAAAGATTTGAAGAGATAAataaggggagagagagagagagagggcgaGGCGGCAGTGAAGAAAGTGGTTGGTGGTAATTTAAAGAGAGGGAGAGGTGGTGGGGGCGGGGGCTGAAAGATATAGGCTAAAAAAGGGCGGTGATGGGATGGGTGGTGGGATATTGTGTGTGTAGAAATGAAGGAGAGGAGAAAGGAAGTGTAGAGGTGGCTGGCTAtatatggtggtggtggtggtgtcaTGTTACTACTAgtctactactactactactacgtTTCTTTCACTTTTGTCCACATGTTAGAGAACCTCGTTTCCCTCGAAGCATGCTGAtcaaaatcttttgtttttctttctttgcattTTCGTCCTTTATTCTTgactaattatattaatatctcTTAAAACCCCCATTTGGTATTTCAATTATGTGAAGGTACGATAGTCAAAGTGAGAAatgatttttcaacaaaaacacTATTGTATTGATGGAGAATTatcaattgtattttatttcgaTTTTAtcattaacttatttttcaattaaaaactattgTCATAATAATActtgattaaaagaaaaaaacaaaaaaaaacgtttAAGTTTCTCATAGACGACGTGCTTTTATACATATCTTGTGACTGCCGAGGGGGGGAAGACGCCACATACCCATCCTGCCCCTGCCCCTTTCACAGATATGGTGATTGCTGGGGGTGGATGAGAAGGCATGGAAATCATCATTAGGGTTTGAATGGAAAACATGATTAATTACGTAAAGCAAGGGATCGGAGATCATGGGAAAACCGCCAAGAGCACAAGAATCAGTGTGCTACCTGAGAATAATTTGCCAAAAACACAAGGGCATCGGCATAAATGACTGCGACAGGTCgcctttcttttttaacaatatatgtGCGGTCGAGTCTTCGAAAATATCTGCTGCTTTCAACGACCGGCGAATGGCGTGgggattatttaattaatttcttatttctgAGTCACGCATCCACAATTCTTCTCAGCCAAGAATTTGAAAACCGACTGTGGGAGACCAACACGTGTCGAAATTTGAAGACGTCTTCGTCACTCGATTCGACCCCTCTTTTTTCATGTGTCCCGTAACATGACAACACTTTCCTCATCTCTTGTAGATTTGTACTCTTGGTCCTCTTTTGCCCCTTGGCCATCCGCCACGCATCGCCAGTTTGTACCATccataatttgttattattctaCCAAAAATGTGGTCATTAATTAGCAGGCAGATCAAGGTCATGCGATGGATTCCTCCCTCTCCCGTGCTTTTAATTTTCCAAGCTGAGAATTCAA
This window contains:
- the LOC133696316 gene encoding B-box zinc finger protein 32-like, with product MAVKVCELCKREAGVYCDSDAAYLCFDCDSNVHNANFLVARHVRRVICSGCGSITGNPFSGDTPSLSRVTCFSCSPGNKELDSISCSSSSTLSSACISSTETTRFENTRKGVKTTSSSSSVKNIPGRSLRDRLKRSRNLRSEGVFVNWCKRLGLNGNLVVQRATRAMALCFGRLALPFRVSLAASFWFGLRLCGDKSVTTWENLRRLEEVSGVPNKLIVTVEMKIERALRSKRLQLQKEMEEGWAECSV